The DNA window CGACCAGAATGGCGAGCAGCGCCGTGTTAATCCAGCGGTACCGGAACTGCGCGAGCGCATACGCCGCCGGTGTGGCGATGGCGAGGCTAACGACGACGGCTCCCAACGAGACGATCAACGACGTCACCAGGTTCTGCCCCTGCTCGGTGATCGCGGTGGCGTACCCGTCGAAGCTGGGATGGGTCGGAAAGAAGCCCGCGTTCAGGGTGTTGCCGGACGGCTGCAGCGACGTATTGACCATCCAGTAGACGGGAAAGAGCATGATGGCCACGAGCACCACACCCAAGATCGTGTATCTGATGTCAGCCCAGGGGCGCATAGACGTGGGACGACAGTCGGCACGTTCAACAGGGGTTGTCATGAGAGCTCCTTGCTAGTTGGCCGACCGACGTATGCCGCGGAGATAGATCAGCGCAAAAACGAGCGAAATCAGGATCAAGATGTTGCTGAATGCCGCTCCGATACCGAACTCGAAGTCTACGAAGGACGATTCATAGGCGCGGATGGCGAGGGTCTGAGTCGCGTTGGCTGGACCGCCGTTGGTCAAGCCAAGAATGATGTCGATGACCTTCAGCGTGTAGACCACTCCGAGGATCAGGACCACGGCGATCACGCCACGAAGATTTGGCAGGGTGATGTGCCAGAACGCTTTCCATCCGGTGGCACCGTCGAGCGCCGCTGCCTCGTACTGGTCCTCGGGGATCTCTTGCAGCCCCCCGTAGAGGACCGTGAGGTTGAACGGGATACCGACCCAGATATTCACCAGGATGACTGCCATCAGTGCGAAGCTTGGATCCGTCAGCCACGGGATGGCGTCCAGGCCAACCACCCCCAGCGCTTGGTTCAGGACGCCTCCATCCAGATCCATGATGGAGCGCCATGTGGCGCTGGCCACGATCAGAGGCAGCAGCCATGGCAACAGGAGGATGGCCTGCATGAAGCCACTGAGCGGAAACTTGCGCTGGAAGAAGACCGCCAGCGCCAACCCGATCGTGAACTGCCCGGCAATTGATCCAAACGTGAAGATCGCCGTGTTCCAGAGGGCCGGCACGAAGAGCTGGCTACTAATCGCGGTGACGTAATTGCTCAGCCCCACCCAGGGGGCTTCGCCGGTGAAGAAGGTCTGGGTCGTATATTCCTGAAACCCCATGATGACGTTCTTCACTACTGGGTAGCCGAAGAACAGCGCCACATAGATCGCTGCCGGCGCCACGAACATCAGTTTGACGATGTCTCCCGACCGGAACCGAAGACGCCGCCTCGACGGTGCTTCCGTCGGCACGCTGATCGCGGGACGATTTGTTGTAGTCATGGTTCGCAACCTCTGCTGGGTAGCATCTCGGCCACCGAATTAGTTCTCCGCAGCCTGTTTGAAGGCTTCTTCCGCGGAGGCCTGACCGGTCAAGGCGAGCTGGATGGCGGCGTACATCGTCGTCGCAGTCGCCGGCCAGTCGGTGCCGACCTTGCCAGTGCGCGACCGCGCGTTGCGCACCTGCTCTGCAAAGGCCTCCATGGACGGCTCCTTGGCGACGTATTCATCGATCAGACTGGTACGCGTCGGCACCTTGTAGGTGGCCTCAGCGATTTCCATCTGGCTCTCCTCGCTGGAAAGACATGTGACAAATTCGGCCGCCTTGGCCTGCTTGGCCTCGTCACCGGTGATTGGCACGGTCCAGACTTCGCCGCCCAGCGGTGCCACTGGAGTGGTGCCAGCCTCGTTCACTGGCACCTGCACAGATGCGTACTCGATGTCGGATGCCTCTAGCGTGGGAATCTGCCACGAGCCATTGATCATCATGGCGGTGTTACCGGCGACGAACTGATCTTTCACATCTCCCTGCGTCCAGTTGATGACACTTTGCGAGGCAACCCCTGAGTTCACGAGATCCACCCACAACCGCAGTGCTTCGGCGGTCTCCGGGGATTCCAGGTCGGTCTCGTCGCCACCATTGCTCCACATGAACGGCAGGAACTGCCAGGCTCCCTCGTAGCTAGCAATCGCCGAGAACGCGATGCCGTAGCGGTCGCCGGTCGTCAGTTCGGCGGCGGCAGTCTTCAGTTCGTCCCATGTCTCGGGCGGCTCGATGCCGGCTTCTTCGAGCATCTCCACGTTGTAGAACAGGCCCAAGGTGCTCACGACGGGCCCGAGGCCGTATACCTCTCCCTCATAGGTCGCCGCGTCCAAGATGCCCTGCGTGAACCCCGAGGTGTCGACGTCGTAATCGCTCAGCGGGGATAACCCTCCGGTCTTGGCGATCTCCTGCACATCCGGGTTGTCGAGCATCAGGACGTCTGGCAACGTCCTCGACGACGCGCGTTGCAGTACCTTCTGAATCAGGTCCTTCCCCGGCACGGTCTCACGATCGATCTCGACGTCGATTTCAGCGGCGCAATTGTCCAGTGCCGCTTGCATCAACGACTCGTTGGGGTCGTTGTTGTAGTAGTCGAGCACCGTCAGGGTGAGTGGACTGGCCCCTTGAGACGTAGTCCCGTCTCCGCAGGCGGTCAGGGCCAGAAGGACGACGACGGCCATCGCCGCCATCACTCGCCGACAGGTGCCGTGTGGGTGGTGCTTCCGCATGGGTGTCCCCTTGTTAGGTGATGTCGTCACGAGATGCTGAGCCAGAGCGCCAGACATCTGATCTGTACGGCCGCAAGGTAGAGGTGCCTGTCATATTCACGTTGCATCTTCCTGTTCTTTTTCTTGTTCTTTCGCGGAGGGATGACTACCCGCCATCCCCTGGATTTCCGCTTGCCCAACAATAGAGTCGCTGTCGTAACCCTTGTCGGCAATGAAATGCTCCGCCTTCAGCCCAGAGATCAAGCTCGAAGCTTCTGAACAACATGCGGATGGGGATGTTATGGCCGGAAGCGCGCGAACCGTTCAGTCAGCAACACTGGAAATCGGTGTGAGCCGCGCGCCGTCGGATGCGCTGGCCTGCACGGCGGACAGGACCCTCTGGACGTAGAGACCATCCTCAAACGAGGGCGACGGGTCGGCACCGGAACCGATGGCTCGGGCAAAGACCACCGCTTGGTGGGTGAACGCGTGCTCGTATCCGAGGCCATGGCCGGGCGGCCACCAGGCGTCAAGGAAGGGGTGTTCCGATTCGGTGACGTGAATTCTGCGGAATCCGGCCTCGGCGGCGGGGAGCGTGTGGTCATGGAACCAGAGCTCGTTGAGGTTCTCGAAATCGAAGGACACGGAACCGCCCGAACCGTTAATCTCAAGGCGCATCGCGTTCTTGCGCCCGGTGGCGAACCGGGTGGCTTCGAAGGTGGCCAGGGCGCCCGCATTGGTTCGCCCGCTGAACACTGCGGCGTCGTCGACCGTGACCGCCCCCATGCCTTCGCCGGCTGTCGCGGCGAGCCCGTCGACCGAATCCGGCAGCGGACGGTGCTTGACGAACGTTTCGGTCAGCGCGCTGATAC is part of the Salifodinibacter halophilus genome and encodes:
- a CDS encoding sugar ABC transporter permease codes for the protein MTTTNRPAISVPTEAPSRRRLRFRSGDIVKLMFVAPAAIYVALFFGYPVVKNVIMGFQEYTTQTFFTGEAPWVGLSNYVTAISSQLFVPALWNTAIFTFGSIAGQFTIGLALAVFFQRKFPLSGFMQAILLLPWLLPLIVASATWRSIMDLDGGVLNQALGVVGLDAIPWLTDPSFALMAVILVNIWVGIPFNLTVLYGGLQEIPEDQYEAAALDGATGWKAFWHITLPNLRGVIAVVLILGVVYTLKVIDIILGLTNGGPANATQTLAIRAYESSFVDFEFGIGAAFSNILILISLVFALIYLRGIRRSAN
- a CDS encoding ABC transporter substrate-binding protein → MRKHHPHGTCRRVMAAMAVVVLLALTACGDGTTSQGASPLTLTVLDYYNNDPNESLMQAALDNCAAEIDVEIDRETVPGKDLIQKVLQRASSRTLPDVLMLDNPDVQEIAKTGGLSPLSDYDVDTSGFTQGILDAATYEGEVYGLGPVVSTLGLFYNVEMLEEAGIEPPETWDELKTAAAELTTGDRYGIAFSAIASYEGAWQFLPFMWSNGGDETDLESPETAEALRLWVDLVNSGVASQSVINWTQGDVKDQFVAGNTAMMINGSWQIPTLEASDIEYASVQVPVNEAGTTPVAPLGGEVWTVPITGDEAKQAKAAEFVTCLSSEESQMEIAEATYKVPTRTSLIDEYVAKEPSMEAFAEQVRNARSRTGKVGTDWPATATTMYAAIQLALTGQASAEEAFKQAAEN